Proteins encoded by one window of Anguilla rostrata isolate EN2019 chromosome 9, ASM1855537v3, whole genome shotgun sequence:
- the LOC135262788 gene encoding vascular endothelial zinc finger 1-like isoform X1: MEPSWSTFLFQVPGCERSVFAEAHARPSLRKQPGPSAASEAQRMAAWQFGKAAQQANEALHHQHQVAQNSLLPLLNSGAEPQDQKPVLPIPLDQKPPVSAAELLKDNVASGTGGGGGGGGGGGGGGGGGGPPHVVVKKEQKTKTPFICGYCNKAFRDSYHLRRHESCHTGVKMVSRPKKAAQSAPTMVPLISTVPRESGGGNPSYISTIAGILTTATTSASGGSSIMSAAPMGGAQQQQQQPPHQQGAPKKPPKPVKKNHGCEMCGKAFRDVYHLNRHKLSHSDEKPFECPICQQRFKRKDRMTYHVRSHEGGVHKPYVCSVCGKGFSRPDHLSCHVKHVHSTERPFKCQVTACTSAFATKDRLRSHMIRHEGKVTCNICGKMLSAAYITSHLKTHGQANFNTSCNKGLGDWQWSSTGVRKDTNEVCNSASATPVTASAPITTAMNRGNVSSNPVTIAAQMNITTNTVNITSPVNLQHPVTITGPVNIASVNIPATAPMNIAHPVAITTPMPMNIAGPLNIAMRPMESMPFLSQVLPSSPPW, translated from the exons GTCCCCGGCTGTGAGAGGAGCGTTTTCGCCGAGGCGCACGCCCGGCCCTCGCTGCGTAAACAGCCCGGACCGAGCGCGGCTTCTGAGGCCCAGCGCATGGCGGCGTGGCAGTTCGGAAAGGCTGCGCAG CAGGCGAATGAAGCCCTGCACCACCAGCACCAGGTGGCCCAGAACAGCCTGCTGCCGCTGCTCAACTCCGGGGCCGAGCCGCAGGACCAGAAGCCCGTGCTGCCCATCCCGCTGGACCAGAAGCCCCCGGTGAGCGCCGCCGAGCTCCTCAAGGACAACGTGGCCagcgggacggggggcgggggcggagggggcggcggcggcggaggaggaggaggaggaggaggcccgcCCCAcgtggtggtgaagaaggagcAGAAGACCAAGACACCCTTCATCTGCGGCTACTGCAACAAGGCCTTCCGGGACAGCTACCACCTGCGCCGGCACGAGTCCTGCCACACCGGCGTCAAGATGGTGTCGCGGCCCAAGAAGGCGGCGCAGTCGGCGCCCACCATGGTGCCGCTCATCTCCACCGTGCCGCGGGAGAGCGGCGGGGGCAACCCCTCCTACATCTCCACCATCGCCGGGATCctcaccaccgccaccacctcGGCGTCCGGCGGCTCCAGCATCATGTCGGCCGCGCCCATGGGCggggcacagcagcagcagcagcagcctcctcaccagcagggggcgcccaAGAAGCCGCCCAAGCCGGTGAAGAAGAACCACGGCTGCGAGATGTGCGGCAAGGCCTTCCGCGACGTCTACCACCTGAACCGCCACAAGCTGTCGCACTCGGACGAGAAGCCCTTCGAGTGCCCCATCTGCCAGCAGCGCTTCAAGCGCAAGGACCGCATGACCTACCACGTGCGCTCGCACGAGGGCGGCGTGCACAAGCCCTACGTCTGCTCCGTGTGCGGGAAGGGCTTCTCCAG GCCCGACCATCTAAGCTGCCACGTGAAGCACGTTCATTCCACGGAGAGGCCGTTCAAGTGCCAAGTTACG GCCTGCACATCCGCCTTCGCCACCAAAGACAGACTGCGCTCACACATGATCCGACACGAGGGCAAGGTCACCTGCAACATCTGCGGCAAGATGCTGAGCGCGGCCTACATCACCAGCCACCTAAAGACACACGGGCAGGCCAACTTCAACACTTCCTGTAACAAAG GGCTAGGGGACTGGCAGTGGAGCTCCACAGGGGTGCGAAAAG ACACTAACGAAGTCTGCAACTCTGCCTCAGCCACACCAGTCACGGCCTCCGCCCCCATCACCACGGCGATGAACCGCGGCAACGTCAGCAGCAACCCGGTCACCATCGCGGCGCAGATGAACATCACCACCAACACGGTCAACATCACCTCGCCCGTCAACCTCCAGCACCCGGTCACCATCACGGGGCCCGTCAACATCGCCTCGGTCAACATCCCCGCCACCGCGCCCATGAACATCGCCCACCCGGTGGCCATCACCACGCCCATGCCCATGAACATCGCCGGGCCCCTCAACATCGCCATGCGGCCCATGGAGAGCATGCCCTTCCTGTCCCAGGtcctgccctcctcccctccctggtaa
- the LOC135262788 gene encoding vascular endothelial zinc finger 1-like isoform X2: MEPSWSTFLFQVPGCERSVFAEAHARPSLRKQPGPSAASEAQRMAAWQFGKAAQQANEALHHQHQVAQNSLLPLLNSGAEPQDQKPVLPIPLDQKPPVSAAELLKDNVASGTGGGGGGGGGGGGGGGGGGPPHVVVKKEQKTKTPFICGYCNKAFRDSYHLRRHESCHTGVKMVSRPKKAAQSAPTMVPLISTVPRESGGGNPSYISTIAGILTTATTSASGGSSIMSAAPMGGAQQQQQQPPHQQGAPKKPPKPVKKNHGCEMCGKAFRDVYHLNRHKLSHSDEKPFECPICQQRFKRKDRMTYHVRSHEGGVHKPYVCSVCGKGFSRPDHLSCHVKHVHSTERPFKCQVTACTSAFATKDRLRSHMIRHEGKVTCNICGKMLSAAYITSHLKTHGQANFNTSCNKGLGDWQWSSTGVRKATPVTASAPITTAMNRGNVSSNPVTIAAQMNITTNTVNITSPVNLQHPVTITGPVNIASVNIPATAPMNIAHPVAITTPMPMNIAGPLNIAMRPMESMPFLSQVLPSSPPW; encoded by the exons GTCCCCGGCTGTGAGAGGAGCGTTTTCGCCGAGGCGCACGCCCGGCCCTCGCTGCGTAAACAGCCCGGACCGAGCGCGGCTTCTGAGGCCCAGCGCATGGCGGCGTGGCAGTTCGGAAAGGCTGCGCAG CAGGCGAATGAAGCCCTGCACCACCAGCACCAGGTGGCCCAGAACAGCCTGCTGCCGCTGCTCAACTCCGGGGCCGAGCCGCAGGACCAGAAGCCCGTGCTGCCCATCCCGCTGGACCAGAAGCCCCCGGTGAGCGCCGCCGAGCTCCTCAAGGACAACGTGGCCagcgggacggggggcgggggcggagggggcggcggcggcggaggaggaggaggaggaggaggcccgcCCCAcgtggtggtgaagaaggagcAGAAGACCAAGACACCCTTCATCTGCGGCTACTGCAACAAGGCCTTCCGGGACAGCTACCACCTGCGCCGGCACGAGTCCTGCCACACCGGCGTCAAGATGGTGTCGCGGCCCAAGAAGGCGGCGCAGTCGGCGCCCACCATGGTGCCGCTCATCTCCACCGTGCCGCGGGAGAGCGGCGGGGGCAACCCCTCCTACATCTCCACCATCGCCGGGATCctcaccaccgccaccacctcGGCGTCCGGCGGCTCCAGCATCATGTCGGCCGCGCCCATGGGCggggcacagcagcagcagcagcagcctcctcaccagcagggggcgcccaAGAAGCCGCCCAAGCCGGTGAAGAAGAACCACGGCTGCGAGATGTGCGGCAAGGCCTTCCGCGACGTCTACCACCTGAACCGCCACAAGCTGTCGCACTCGGACGAGAAGCCCTTCGAGTGCCCCATCTGCCAGCAGCGCTTCAAGCGCAAGGACCGCATGACCTACCACGTGCGCTCGCACGAGGGCGGCGTGCACAAGCCCTACGTCTGCTCCGTGTGCGGGAAGGGCTTCTCCAG GCCCGACCATCTAAGCTGCCACGTGAAGCACGTTCATTCCACGGAGAGGCCGTTCAAGTGCCAAGTTACG GCCTGCACATCCGCCTTCGCCACCAAAGACAGACTGCGCTCACACATGATCCGACACGAGGGCAAGGTCACCTGCAACATCTGCGGCAAGATGCTGAGCGCGGCCTACATCACCAGCCACCTAAAGACACACGGGCAGGCCAACTTCAACACTTCCTGTAACAAAG GGCTAGGGGACTGGCAGTGGAGCTCCACAGGGGTGCGAAAAG CCACACCAGTCACGGCCTCCGCCCCCATCACCACGGCGATGAACCGCGGCAACGTCAGCAGCAACCCGGTCACCATCGCGGCGCAGATGAACATCACCACCAACACGGTCAACATCACCTCGCCCGTCAACCTCCAGCACCCGGTCACCATCACGGGGCCCGTCAACATCGCCTCGGTCAACATCCCCGCCACCGCGCCCATGAACATCGCCCACCCGGTGGCCATCACCACGCCCATGCCCATGAACATCGCCGGGCCCCTCAACATCGCCATGCGGCCCATGGAGAGCATGCCCTTCCTGTCCCAGGtcctgccctcctcccctccctggtaa
- the LOC135262788 gene encoding vascular endothelial zinc finger 1-like isoform X5, whose protein sequence is MEPSWSTFLFQQANEALHHQHQVAQNSLLPLLNSGAEPQDQKPVLPIPLDQKPPVSAAELLKDNVASGTGGGGGGGGGGGGGGGGGGPPHVVVKKEQKTKTPFICGYCNKAFRDSYHLRRHESCHTGVKMVSRPKKAAQSAPTMVPLISTVPRESGGGNPSYISTIAGILTTATTSASGGSSIMSAAPMGGAQQQQQQPPHQQGAPKKPPKPVKKNHGCEMCGKAFRDVYHLNRHKLSHSDEKPFECPICQQRFKRKDRMTYHVRSHEGGVHKPYVCSVCGKGFSRPDHLSCHVKHVHSTERPFKCQVTACTSAFATKDRLRSHMIRHEGKVTCNICGKMLSAAYITSHLKTHGQANFNTSCNKGLGDWQWSSTGVRKDTNEVCNSASATPVTASAPITTAMNRGNVSSNPVTIAAQMNITTNTVNITSPVNLQHPVTITGPVNIASVNIPATAPMNIAHPVAITTPMPMNIAGPLNIAMRPMESMPFLSQVLPSSPPW, encoded by the exons CAGGCGAATGAAGCCCTGCACCACCAGCACCAGGTGGCCCAGAACAGCCTGCTGCCGCTGCTCAACTCCGGGGCCGAGCCGCAGGACCAGAAGCCCGTGCTGCCCATCCCGCTGGACCAGAAGCCCCCGGTGAGCGCCGCCGAGCTCCTCAAGGACAACGTGGCCagcgggacggggggcgggggcggagggggcggcggcggcggaggaggaggaggaggaggaggcccgcCCCAcgtggtggtgaagaaggagcAGAAGACCAAGACACCCTTCATCTGCGGCTACTGCAACAAGGCCTTCCGGGACAGCTACCACCTGCGCCGGCACGAGTCCTGCCACACCGGCGTCAAGATGGTGTCGCGGCCCAAGAAGGCGGCGCAGTCGGCGCCCACCATGGTGCCGCTCATCTCCACCGTGCCGCGGGAGAGCGGCGGGGGCAACCCCTCCTACATCTCCACCATCGCCGGGATCctcaccaccgccaccacctcGGCGTCCGGCGGCTCCAGCATCATGTCGGCCGCGCCCATGGGCggggcacagcagcagcagcagcagcctcctcaccagcagggggcgcccaAGAAGCCGCCCAAGCCGGTGAAGAAGAACCACGGCTGCGAGATGTGCGGCAAGGCCTTCCGCGACGTCTACCACCTGAACCGCCACAAGCTGTCGCACTCGGACGAGAAGCCCTTCGAGTGCCCCATCTGCCAGCAGCGCTTCAAGCGCAAGGACCGCATGACCTACCACGTGCGCTCGCACGAGGGCGGCGTGCACAAGCCCTACGTCTGCTCCGTGTGCGGGAAGGGCTTCTCCAG GCCCGACCATCTAAGCTGCCACGTGAAGCACGTTCATTCCACGGAGAGGCCGTTCAAGTGCCAAGTTACG GCCTGCACATCCGCCTTCGCCACCAAAGACAGACTGCGCTCACACATGATCCGACACGAGGGCAAGGTCACCTGCAACATCTGCGGCAAGATGCTGAGCGCGGCCTACATCACCAGCCACCTAAAGACACACGGGCAGGCCAACTTCAACACTTCCTGTAACAAAG GGCTAGGGGACTGGCAGTGGAGCTCCACAGGGGTGCGAAAAG ACACTAACGAAGTCTGCAACTCTGCCTCAGCCACACCAGTCACGGCCTCCGCCCCCATCACCACGGCGATGAACCGCGGCAACGTCAGCAGCAACCCGGTCACCATCGCGGCGCAGATGAACATCACCACCAACACGGTCAACATCACCTCGCCCGTCAACCTCCAGCACCCGGTCACCATCACGGGGCCCGTCAACATCGCCTCGGTCAACATCCCCGCCACCGCGCCCATGAACATCGCCCACCCGGTGGCCATCACCACGCCCATGCCCATGAACATCGCCGGGCCCCTCAACATCGCCATGCGGCCCATGGAGAGCATGCCCTTCCTGTCCCAGGtcctgccctcctcccctccctggtaa
- the LOC135262788 gene encoding vascular endothelial zinc finger 1-like isoform X4, protein MEPSWSTFLFQVPGCERSVFAEAHARPSLRKQPGPSAASEAQRMAAWQFGKAAQQANEALHHQHQVAQNSLLPLLNSGAEPQDQKPVLPIPLDQKPPVSAAELLKDNVASGTGGGGGGGGGGGGGGGGGGPPHVVVKKEQKTKTPFICGYCNKAFRDSYHLRRHESCHTGVKMVSRPKKAAQSAPTMVPLISTVPRESGGGNPSYISTIAGILTTATTSASGGSSIMSAAPMGGAQQQQQQPPHQQGAPKKPPKPVKKNHGCEMCGKAFRDVYHLNRHKLSHSDEKPFECPICQQRFKRKDRMTYHVRSHEGGVHKPYVCSVCGKGFSRPDHLSCHVKHVHSTERPFKCQVTACTSAFATKDRLRSHMIRHEGKVTCNICGKMLSAAYITSHLKTHGQANFNTSCNKATPVTASAPITTAMNRGNVSSNPVTIAAQMNITTNTVNITSPVNLQHPVTITGPVNIASVNIPATAPMNIAHPVAITTPMPMNIAGPLNIAMRPMESMPFLSQVLPSSPPW, encoded by the exons GTCCCCGGCTGTGAGAGGAGCGTTTTCGCCGAGGCGCACGCCCGGCCCTCGCTGCGTAAACAGCCCGGACCGAGCGCGGCTTCTGAGGCCCAGCGCATGGCGGCGTGGCAGTTCGGAAAGGCTGCGCAG CAGGCGAATGAAGCCCTGCACCACCAGCACCAGGTGGCCCAGAACAGCCTGCTGCCGCTGCTCAACTCCGGGGCCGAGCCGCAGGACCAGAAGCCCGTGCTGCCCATCCCGCTGGACCAGAAGCCCCCGGTGAGCGCCGCCGAGCTCCTCAAGGACAACGTGGCCagcgggacggggggcgggggcggagggggcggcggcggcggaggaggaggaggaggaggaggcccgcCCCAcgtggtggtgaagaaggagcAGAAGACCAAGACACCCTTCATCTGCGGCTACTGCAACAAGGCCTTCCGGGACAGCTACCACCTGCGCCGGCACGAGTCCTGCCACACCGGCGTCAAGATGGTGTCGCGGCCCAAGAAGGCGGCGCAGTCGGCGCCCACCATGGTGCCGCTCATCTCCACCGTGCCGCGGGAGAGCGGCGGGGGCAACCCCTCCTACATCTCCACCATCGCCGGGATCctcaccaccgccaccacctcGGCGTCCGGCGGCTCCAGCATCATGTCGGCCGCGCCCATGGGCggggcacagcagcagcagcagcagcctcctcaccagcagggggcgcccaAGAAGCCGCCCAAGCCGGTGAAGAAGAACCACGGCTGCGAGATGTGCGGCAAGGCCTTCCGCGACGTCTACCACCTGAACCGCCACAAGCTGTCGCACTCGGACGAGAAGCCCTTCGAGTGCCCCATCTGCCAGCAGCGCTTCAAGCGCAAGGACCGCATGACCTACCACGTGCGCTCGCACGAGGGCGGCGTGCACAAGCCCTACGTCTGCTCCGTGTGCGGGAAGGGCTTCTCCAG GCCCGACCATCTAAGCTGCCACGTGAAGCACGTTCATTCCACGGAGAGGCCGTTCAAGTGCCAAGTTACG GCCTGCACATCCGCCTTCGCCACCAAAGACAGACTGCGCTCACACATGATCCGACACGAGGGCAAGGTCACCTGCAACATCTGCGGCAAGATGCTGAGCGCGGCCTACATCACCAGCCACCTAAAGACACACGGGCAGGCCAACTTCAACACTTCCTGTAACAAAG CCACACCAGTCACGGCCTCCGCCCCCATCACCACGGCGATGAACCGCGGCAACGTCAGCAGCAACCCGGTCACCATCGCGGCGCAGATGAACATCACCACCAACACGGTCAACATCACCTCGCCCGTCAACCTCCAGCACCCGGTCACCATCACGGGGCCCGTCAACATCGCCTCGGTCAACATCCCCGCCACCGCGCCCATGAACATCGCCCACCCGGTGGCCATCACCACGCCCATGCCCATGAACATCGCCGGGCCCCTCAACATCGCCATGCGGCCCATGGAGAGCATGCCCTTCCTGTCCCAGGtcctgccctcctcccctccctggtaa
- the LOC135262788 gene encoding vascular endothelial zinc finger 1-like isoform X6, giving the protein MEPSWSTFLFQQANEALHHQHQVAQNSLLPLLNSGAEPQDQKPVLPIPLDQKPPVSAAELLKDNVASGTGGGGGGGGGGGGGGGGGGPPHVVVKKEQKTKTPFICGYCNKAFRDSYHLRRHESCHTGVKMVSRPKKAAQSAPTMVPLISTVPRESGGGNPSYISTIAGILTTATTSASGGSSIMSAAPMGGAQQQQQQPPHQQGAPKKPPKPVKKNHGCEMCGKAFRDVYHLNRHKLSHSDEKPFECPICQQRFKRKDRMTYHVRSHEGGVHKPYVCSVCGKGFSRPDHLSCHVKHVHSTERPFKCQVTACTSAFATKDRLRSHMIRHEGKVTCNICGKMLSAAYITSHLKTHGQANFNTSCNKDTNEVCNSASATPVTASAPITTAMNRGNVSSNPVTIAAQMNITTNTVNITSPVNLQHPVTITGPVNIASVNIPATAPMNIAHPVAITTPMPMNIAGPLNIAMRPMESMPFLSQVLPSSPPW; this is encoded by the exons CAGGCGAATGAAGCCCTGCACCACCAGCACCAGGTGGCCCAGAACAGCCTGCTGCCGCTGCTCAACTCCGGGGCCGAGCCGCAGGACCAGAAGCCCGTGCTGCCCATCCCGCTGGACCAGAAGCCCCCGGTGAGCGCCGCCGAGCTCCTCAAGGACAACGTGGCCagcgggacggggggcgggggcggagggggcggcggcggcggaggaggaggaggaggaggaggcccgcCCCAcgtggtggtgaagaaggagcAGAAGACCAAGACACCCTTCATCTGCGGCTACTGCAACAAGGCCTTCCGGGACAGCTACCACCTGCGCCGGCACGAGTCCTGCCACACCGGCGTCAAGATGGTGTCGCGGCCCAAGAAGGCGGCGCAGTCGGCGCCCACCATGGTGCCGCTCATCTCCACCGTGCCGCGGGAGAGCGGCGGGGGCAACCCCTCCTACATCTCCACCATCGCCGGGATCctcaccaccgccaccacctcGGCGTCCGGCGGCTCCAGCATCATGTCGGCCGCGCCCATGGGCggggcacagcagcagcagcagcagcctcctcaccagcagggggcgcccaAGAAGCCGCCCAAGCCGGTGAAGAAGAACCACGGCTGCGAGATGTGCGGCAAGGCCTTCCGCGACGTCTACCACCTGAACCGCCACAAGCTGTCGCACTCGGACGAGAAGCCCTTCGAGTGCCCCATCTGCCAGCAGCGCTTCAAGCGCAAGGACCGCATGACCTACCACGTGCGCTCGCACGAGGGCGGCGTGCACAAGCCCTACGTCTGCTCCGTGTGCGGGAAGGGCTTCTCCAG GCCCGACCATCTAAGCTGCCACGTGAAGCACGTTCATTCCACGGAGAGGCCGTTCAAGTGCCAAGTTACG GCCTGCACATCCGCCTTCGCCACCAAAGACAGACTGCGCTCACACATGATCCGACACGAGGGCAAGGTCACCTGCAACATCTGCGGCAAGATGCTGAGCGCGGCCTACATCACCAGCCACCTAAAGACACACGGGCAGGCCAACTTCAACACTTCCTGTAACAAAG ACACTAACGAAGTCTGCAACTCTGCCTCAGCCACACCAGTCACGGCCTCCGCCCCCATCACCACGGCGATGAACCGCGGCAACGTCAGCAGCAACCCGGTCACCATCGCGGCGCAGATGAACATCACCACCAACACGGTCAACATCACCTCGCCCGTCAACCTCCAGCACCCGGTCACCATCACGGGGCCCGTCAACATCGCCTCGGTCAACATCCCCGCCACCGCGCCCATGAACATCGCCCACCCGGTGGCCATCACCACGCCCATGCCCATGAACATCGCCGGGCCCCTCAACATCGCCATGCGGCCCATGGAGAGCATGCCCTTCCTGTCCCAGGtcctgccctcctcccctccctggtaa
- the LOC135262788 gene encoding vascular endothelial zinc finger 1-like isoform X3, protein MEPSWSTFLFQVPGCERSVFAEAHARPSLRKQPGPSAASEAQRMAAWQFGKAAQQANEALHHQHQVAQNSLLPLLNSGAEPQDQKPVLPIPLDQKPPVSAAELLKDNVASGTGGGGGGGGGGGGGGGGGGPPHVVVKKEQKTKTPFICGYCNKAFRDSYHLRRHESCHTGVKMVSRPKKAAQSAPTMVPLISTVPRESGGGNPSYISTIAGILTTATTSASGGSSIMSAAPMGGAQQQQQQPPHQQGAPKKPPKPVKKNHGCEMCGKAFRDVYHLNRHKLSHSDEKPFECPICQQRFKRKDRMTYHVRSHEGGVHKPYVCSVCGKGFSRPDHLSCHVKHVHSTERPFKCQVTACTSAFATKDRLRSHMIRHEGKVTCNICGKMLSAAYITSHLKTHGQANFNTSCNKDTNEVCNSASATPVTASAPITTAMNRGNVSSNPVTIAAQMNITTNTVNITSPVNLQHPVTITGPVNIASVNIPATAPMNIAHPVAITTPMPMNIAGPLNIAMRPMESMPFLSQVLPSSPPW, encoded by the exons GTCCCCGGCTGTGAGAGGAGCGTTTTCGCCGAGGCGCACGCCCGGCCCTCGCTGCGTAAACAGCCCGGACCGAGCGCGGCTTCTGAGGCCCAGCGCATGGCGGCGTGGCAGTTCGGAAAGGCTGCGCAG CAGGCGAATGAAGCCCTGCACCACCAGCACCAGGTGGCCCAGAACAGCCTGCTGCCGCTGCTCAACTCCGGGGCCGAGCCGCAGGACCAGAAGCCCGTGCTGCCCATCCCGCTGGACCAGAAGCCCCCGGTGAGCGCCGCCGAGCTCCTCAAGGACAACGTGGCCagcgggacggggggcgggggcggagggggcggcggcggcggaggaggaggaggaggaggaggcccgcCCCAcgtggtggtgaagaaggagcAGAAGACCAAGACACCCTTCATCTGCGGCTACTGCAACAAGGCCTTCCGGGACAGCTACCACCTGCGCCGGCACGAGTCCTGCCACACCGGCGTCAAGATGGTGTCGCGGCCCAAGAAGGCGGCGCAGTCGGCGCCCACCATGGTGCCGCTCATCTCCACCGTGCCGCGGGAGAGCGGCGGGGGCAACCCCTCCTACATCTCCACCATCGCCGGGATCctcaccaccgccaccacctcGGCGTCCGGCGGCTCCAGCATCATGTCGGCCGCGCCCATGGGCggggcacagcagcagcagcagcagcctcctcaccagcagggggcgcccaAGAAGCCGCCCAAGCCGGTGAAGAAGAACCACGGCTGCGAGATGTGCGGCAAGGCCTTCCGCGACGTCTACCACCTGAACCGCCACAAGCTGTCGCACTCGGACGAGAAGCCCTTCGAGTGCCCCATCTGCCAGCAGCGCTTCAAGCGCAAGGACCGCATGACCTACCACGTGCGCTCGCACGAGGGCGGCGTGCACAAGCCCTACGTCTGCTCCGTGTGCGGGAAGGGCTTCTCCAG GCCCGACCATCTAAGCTGCCACGTGAAGCACGTTCATTCCACGGAGAGGCCGTTCAAGTGCCAAGTTACG GCCTGCACATCCGCCTTCGCCACCAAAGACAGACTGCGCTCACACATGATCCGACACGAGGGCAAGGTCACCTGCAACATCTGCGGCAAGATGCTGAGCGCGGCCTACATCACCAGCCACCTAAAGACACACGGGCAGGCCAACTTCAACACTTCCTGTAACAAAG ACACTAACGAAGTCTGCAACTCTGCCTCAGCCACACCAGTCACGGCCTCCGCCCCCATCACCACGGCGATGAACCGCGGCAACGTCAGCAGCAACCCGGTCACCATCGCGGCGCAGATGAACATCACCACCAACACGGTCAACATCACCTCGCCCGTCAACCTCCAGCACCCGGTCACCATCACGGGGCCCGTCAACATCGCCTCGGTCAACATCCCCGCCACCGCGCCCATGAACATCGCCCACCCGGTGGCCATCACCACGCCCATGCCCATGAACATCGCCGGGCCCCTCAACATCGCCATGCGGCCCATGGAGAGCATGCCCTTCCTGTCCCAGGtcctgccctcctcccctccctggtaa